In Aspergillus fumigatus Af293 chromosome 2, whole genome shotgun sequence, a genomic segment contains:
- a CDS encoding HNH endonuclease signature motif containing protein, translating into MLAQYKPRNARDETVRILRSFIDNLPVKGKRMLTKYINVSNDDNLFDLAHHLQTTILIPCTAQGGKTPQVTASPLSATDITRDNMASGMTQSSTRNLLEWLKNICLERDNYQCIVTKLWDPVAVNPQEQCKMTGNTQLAHIIPFSMGHWGNDQKEIAQSWETLYLLFPDIQGLIEPTTINSPANAMTMFSPVHQDFGSFKIALIPTDTDNTYKIKTYPWHQNFCDQFYEKPITFTTHNGSELPSKFLLETHAAIAEILHASGQGEKIDELLREWEDIGCLASDGSTDLESLLLLLSVH; encoded by the exons ATGCTCGCACAGTATAAGCCTCGGAATGCACGAGATGAGACAGTCAGAATACTCAGGAGCTTTATTGACAATTTGCCCGTGAAAGGTAAGAGAATGTTGACAAAGTACATCAATGTCAGCAATGATGACAATTTATTCGATTTggctcatcatctccagacGACAATTCTAATACCGTGTAC GGCACAAGGTGGAAAGACGCCACAGGTCACTGCGTCACCCTTGTCAGCAACAGATATTACAAGAGATAATATGGCGTCTGGAATGACGCAGTCGAGCACTAGAAATCTTTTAGAATGGCTGAAGAACATCTGCTTGGAACGTGACAACTACCAGTGTATTGTGACAAAGCTTTGGGATCCTGTGGCTGTTAACCCTCAAGAACAATGCAAGATGACTGGCAACACTCAGCTCGCGCATATAATCCCATTTTCTATGGGACATTGGGGCAATGATCAGAAG GAAATCGCGCAATCCTGGGAGACCTTATACCTCTTATTTCCCGACATCCAAGGACTTATCGAGCCCACTACGATCAACTCTCCCGCAAATGCGATGACCATGTTTTCACCTGTTCACCAAGATTTTGGCAGTTTCAAGATTGCACTCATACCAACA GACACAGATAACACATATAAGATTAAGACATACCCATGGCATCAGAATTTCTGTGACCAATTCTACGAGAAGCCCATAACCTTCACCACACACAACGGCTCAGAATTGCCTAGTAAATTCCTTCTTGAAACTCATGCTGCGATCGCGGAGATTCTACATGCGTCGGGGCAGGGGGAGAAAATTGATGAACTCCTCCGTGAGTGGGAGGATATTGGATGCCTGGCATCTGATGGAAGTACAGATCTCGAGAGCCTTCTTTTACTTCTGAGTGTCCATTAG
- a CDS encoding ankyrin repeat domain-containing protein, whose amino-acid sequence MDPLSLTANLAAVIGLIDTICRIGKETYQLIAAVKNVPVEIQQLQVEMREVEFLLENVHRYCDEYQDRLPSLGLQKISPVMHIYSTLKSLEKEYDNIASIVAKNLDVETGRTRQKLKMVGGRVKLVLGGKLERSFRNLDRCKRQLSMNLQVLGSFNDLDIQNRLDSIHDAVSIIRDSSQKLHHSHPDDKPLAGSEKGQPLSNFSQSLDAIDALMAQLTAMKIRIEKQDDKTESPMDSWDNFEDVKRASLPLMLLQSKVREALQLLSTPQPGHEKLADIDVQWVRTELESLLASSHEKAAAVIKASSQKSDDVTRGCRRHSAGSTLDKRRKRLQPTQQIVSSQVVLQDSPAGKVSIRVQWTKDADSKSARASDILLLLAPNPQVAQDGLLVSLSRLHDGLSKPTITRHVSAYAIVETTSPIFTCIEANDIHTLRLLLKSRDFSPTVRNTENESLLSTSDGANAIYDVRNAFWYRATNYTIHKATLYRILRLFISAGCDINSVALGGSPLHFTVSHTLPGSELINEDEIVALINLLVGSGCDIEHENAEGLTPLLYNACIPRWHGVVVLRELLQWGANPHATSHLGEGALHLAMAFSGPESVHGQLDGDSLETRLCILLQAGCDPNLRDGYGHSPSDFALSSPRIWFQWCLAVERVGLSMDDVLAREGVSEDVQPVQGSPSADSDWESCSGSDDEDGSKGRMSSVTCSDTEHIFLCWNGFFPWSVPPCCADCGLVCEPDDIKRRKWDAWMVFQGLRTKFMMNHLG is encoded by the exons ATGGATCCACTGTCGCTCACAGCAAACCTCGCTGCCGTCATCGGCCTAATCGACACAATATGTCGCATCGGCAAGGAAACCTACCAGCTCATTGCGGCTGTGAAGAATGTCCCCGTAGAAATCCAACAGCTGCAGGTGGAGATGCGCGAGGTGGAATTCCTCCTCGAAAATGTCCATCGCTATTGTGATGAGTACCAGGACAGATTGCCTTCACTGGGCTTACAGAAGATCTCACCGGTTATGCATATCTACTCAACGCTCAAATCCCTagagaaagagtatgatAATATCGCGAGTATTGTGGCCAAGAACCTCGATGTTGAGACCGGTCGTACGAGgcagaagttgaagatggtGGGCGGAAGGGTCAAATTGGTGCTTGGAGGGAAGCTGGAGCGTTCGTTTCGGAATCTGGATAGATGTAAGAGACAATTGAGCATGAATCTGCAGGTATTGGGAAG TTTCAATGACCTTGATATTCAGAATCGGCTGGATAGTATCCATGATGCTGTGTCGATTATCAGGGACAGTAGTCAAAAACTTCATCACTCGCATCCCGATGACAAGCCTTTGGCTGGGTCAGAGAAAGGTCAACCCTTGTCTAACTTTTCGCAGTCTCTCGATGCTATCGACGCGCTCATGGCACAGCTCACGGCTATGAAAATACGCATCGAAAAGCAGGATGACAAGACAGAATCTCCCATGGACAGCTGGGACAACTTTGAAGATGTTAAACGCGCTTCTCTGCCTCTGATGTTGCTCCAATCCAAGGTCCGAGAAGCATTACAGTTGTTGTCAACGCCCCAGCCGGGACATGAAAAGCTGGCCGATATAGATGTGCAGTGGGTTCGGACTGAGCTGGAGAGTCTGCTTGCGAGTAGCCATGAGAAAGCCGCGGCCGTCATCAAGGCGAGCTCGCAGAAAAGCGACGATGTCACCCGTGGTTGTAGGCGGCATAGCGCAGGCAGTACTCTTGACAAacgaagaaagagattgCAACCTACTCAGCAGATCGTATCATCGCAGGTTGTGCTTCAAGATTCTCCCGCAGGCAAGGTCTCCATCCGGGTCCAGTGGACCAAAGATGCTGACTCAAAATCCGCCCGCGCATCcgatattcttcttctcctggcgCCCAATCCACAGGTGGCCCAAGACGGTCTTCTTGTTTCGCTTTCGAGGCTCCATGATGGGTTGAGCAAGCCCACAATCACGCGGCATGTCTCAGCCTACGCGATCGTCGAGACGACATCGCCTATATTTACCTGTATCGAGGCCAATGACATACATACACTACGGCTACTATTGAAGAGCAGAGATTTTTCTCCCACCGTGCGGAATACAGAAAACGAGAGTCTCTTATCT ACTAGTGATGGCGCAAACGCGATCTACGACGTACGAAATGCCTTCTGGTACCGAGCAACCAATTATACCATCCATAAAGCAACCCTTTACCGTATTCTCCGTCTGTTCATCTCCGCCGGCTGCGACATCAACTCCGTCGCTCTCGGCGGCAGCCCCCTCCATTTCACCGTCAGTCATACCCTTCCCGGCTCCGAGCTCATCAATGAGGACGAGATCGTCGCCTTGATCAATCTACTGGTCGGCAGTGGCTGTGACATCGAGCACGAGAACGCCGAGGGCCTCACCCCACTCTTGTACAACGCCTGCATTCCTCGATGGCATGGGGTTGTGGTGCTCCGGGAGCTTCTCCAGTGGGGCGCGAATCCCCATGCGACGTCCCACCTCGGCGAGGGCGCGCTACACCTGGCCATGGCCTTCTCAGGACCTGAATCCGTGCACGGCCAGCTAGATGGCGATTCGTTGGAGACCCGGCTGTGCATCTTGCTGCAGGCGGGATGCGATCCGAACCTGCGAGACGGATACGGACACAGTCCGTCGGATTTTGCGCTGAGCTCTCCACGGATCTGGTTCCAGTGGTGCTTGGCTGTGGAGCGGGTTGGGTTGTCCATGGACGATGTTCTGGCCAGGGAGGGCGTCTCCGAAGACGTCCAGCCGGTGCAAGGCTCTCCATCCGCGGACTCAGATTGGGAGTCTTGCAGCGGcagtgacgacgaggacggaAGTAAGGGGCGCATGAGCTCGGTTACTTGCTCGGACACCGAACACATCTTCCTATGCTGGAACGGGTTCTTCCCGTGGAGTGTTCCGCCGTGCTGTGCCGATTGTGGTCTTGTCTGTGAACCGGATGATATCAAGCGGAGGAAATGGGACGCCTGGATGGTCTTTCAGGGATTGAGAACAAAGTTCATGATGAACCATCTTGGTTAG
- the mp2 gene encoding cell wall mannoprotein 1 family protein, whose protein sequence is MRFSALTSLLAWGAFAGVLATPTKVSWAPSLVERDFAAVTSVVAAISSKVDTLDANIKAYTGGDTSAIVDASADLISTINDGTSTVAAQPALSQVDALNLVNPILALTNKVKTTIDDLISKKSLIVEAGAGPTTYSQLLDQYTASSNLATTLSGKVPEALKQVAEELSSGITSAIQKGIDAYKDVSTPPTTTTSSTSTPPTTSPTTTPTETSTPCETTTTTTETSTPCETTTTTTPPPETSTPCETTTTTTETSTPCETTTTPTETSTPCETTTTPTETSTPCETTTTPTETSTPCETTTTTTETSTPCETTTTPTETSTPCETTTTPTETSTPCETTTTPTETSTPCETTTTTTETSTPCETTTTTTPPPETSTPCETTTTPTETSTPCETTTTPTETSTPCETTTTTTPPPETSTPCETTTTPTETSTPCETTTTPTETSTPCETTTTPPETSTPCETTTTTTPPTETTTTPTTPPAETTTTTNVPVPPVTSTTTATETTPCHECEGTTSVPNPPGPTTLTTVPACTTCGGSGGGGGGEQPTPPVVVPQPSPSSPTTIAPPGGLSTGAASKPGSSLGTAMAIAAFALLL, encoded by the coding sequence ATGCGGTTCTCTGCGTTAACTTCTCTTCTCGCCTGGGGAGCCTTCGCCGGTGTCCTCGCGACACCTACAAAGGTCTCGTGGGCACCCTCGCTGGTGGAGCGTGACTTTGCCGCCGTCACCAGCGTTGTCGCTGCCATTTCGTCCAAGGTCGATACTCTGGATGCAAACATCAAGGCCTACACTGGAGGCGATACGTCCGCTATCGTGGATGCTTCTGCAGACCTCATCTCCACCATCAACGATGGCACATCCACCGTGGCGGCCCAGCCAGCTCTGAGCCAAGTGGACGCTCTGAATCTGGTGAATCCCATCCTGGCCTTGACCAACAAGGTCAAGACCACCATCGACGAcctcatctccaagaagagTCTGATCGTCGAGGCCGGCGCGGGTCCTACCACCTATAGCCAGTTGTTGGACCAATACACGGCCTCCTCGAACTTGGCTACGACCCTGTCTGGCAAGGTGCCGGAGGCTCTCAAGCAAGTCGCTGAAGAGCTGTCCTCGGGAATCACCTCGGCCATCCAGAAGGGTATCGATGCTTATAAGGATGTGAGCACTCCCCCGACCACTACTACTTCGTCGACTTCCACGCCTCCTACGACTTCGCCTACTACCACTCCTACCGAGACCTCCACTCCGTGCGAGactactaccactactaCCGAGACCTCTACCCCCTGTGAGACTACTACTACGactactcctcctcctgagaCCTCCACTCCGTGCGAGactactaccactactaCCGAGACCTCCACTCCATGTGAGACCACTACCACTCCTACCGAGACCTCTACCCCCTGTGAGACTACTACTACCCCTACCGAGACCTCTACTCCGTGTGAGACCACTACCACTCCTACCGAGACCTCTACCCCCTGTGAGactactaccactactaCCGAGACCTCTACCCCCTGTGAGACTACTACCACTCCTACCGAGACCTCTACCCCCTGTGAGACTACTACTACCCCTACCGAGACCTCTACTCCGTGTGAGACCACTACCACTCCTACCGAGACCTCTACCCCCTGTGAGactactaccactactaCCGAGACCTCTACCCCCTGTGAGACTACTACTACGactactcctcctcctgagaCCTCCACTCCGTGTGAGACCACTACCACTCCTACCGAGACCTCTACTCCATGCGAGACTACCACCACTCCTACCGAAACCTCTACCCCCTGTGAGACTACTACTACGactactcctcctcctgagaCCTCCACTCCGTGCGAGACCACTACCACTCCTACCGAGACCTCTACCCCCTGTGAGACTACTACTACCCCTACCGAGACCTCTACTCCGTGTGagactactactactcctcctGAAACCTCCACTCCATGTGAGACTACCACCACTACTACACCTCCTACGGAAACCACCACCACACCCACTACACCTCCTGCTGAaactaccactaccaccaaTGTCCCTGTTCCCCCAGTGACCTCCACTACCACCGCTACCGAGACCACCCCATGCCATGAGTGTGAGGGCACCACCAGCGTTCCTAACCCACCCGGTCCCACCACACTGACCACGGTCCCTGCATGCACGACTtgcggcggcagcggcggcggcggtggtggtgaaCAGCCCACTCCTCCCGTTGTGGTTCCTCAGCCCTCTCCCTCCAGCCCTACGACTATCGCTCCTCCTGGAGGACTCTCCACCGGCGCAGCCAGCAAGCCGGGCTCGTCTCTTGGCACGGCCATGGCTATTGCTGCATTTGCACTGTTGCTGTAA